aatattaatataaGCAAAAGGTAGTTAACGAATTAAGAATTTgcaagaaaaattaaaaaccTCCAATACTTAATACGCTCAATCCGGTTAATAGTAAAACACGTTCGTGTTGGCTGCTGGTACGACAAGAACTAACTGCCCAAGCCTTTATAGTATCCAACTGATTTACGGAGCACGAGGTAAAATCGATAAAGGGTCATTATGAACACCAACAAATTTGGAAGATAGCCACGTTAAGCTAAGTTTTGCATTTGCCACGAACATGTGACAAAGCGGGTTTGTGCATTCGAACGCGTTGAGTACATACATGCTGATATCCGACTGCAAGCGTTAAACGATTCTTGTTTTCTCATATTTCtgtattttctttaaagtgcattaattttttagaaatataGGGTAAAAATTCTACGATTTTGATTGCTTCTGGAGTctttatttgctttcaGGATTTACAGGGATATCAGATTGTTATAACGGAATTCCCCTTGATAGCCGAAGGTTAGATCATTTGACTGTTATAGTTGGTAAGTTAAAGTTTTATGAATCCTCAAATCTTTGGCTTATACATAGAGGTATTCGGTTTGCAAAATATCGTATAAACGGGTCCTATAAGTAGCCGCCGAACTTGACATTAGTTGAATTGGACTAACATGATTGAGAGATTAAAGATTGCTAAGAACAGACTTGAAGCTatgaattcttttaattttcccGCCCAGGATAGACATGAACGAGCCCCTCTCTTGGGATCAGAGTATGACCACTCTATGGCTCGTCAGTTGTCGCTTTTAAACGTGGTCGGCATGACCAAATCTGTTTTGATGTCTAGCTACTTTAACTTGATGTTGGTATTTGTTCCGATCGGCTTAATTGCAGGATGGTTTGAATGGAACGCTAAATCTGTTTTCATACTTAACATGCTTGCTATTATCCCCCTTGCATCCTTGCTTAGCTTTGCTACTGAACAACTCTCTATAATTAGCGGACCAACATTGGGAGCATTGTTGAATGCTAGGTAAGATTCCTACTTTATCGTCttcttttgttattttattaacacGTTGTGTACAGTTTTGGAAATGCCATCGAGCTCATTGTAGGCGTTCTTGCTTTGAAAAGAGGAGAGCTCCGCATCGTTCAATCGTCCCTTCTCGGATCAATATTATCCAACTTGCTTCTTGTTTTTGGAATGTGTCTCGTAACTACTGGTATTCGTCGTGAAATTACCACATTTAATATCACTGTTGCACAAACTATGATTGCAATGCTTGCTTTATCTACTGCTACCATATTGATTCCTGCGACTTTCCATTACAGCCTTCCCGACAACGCTAATAGCGAAAATGCGCTTCTCCATGTCTCTCGTGGAACTGCTGTTATTGTACTCATCGTCTATGTTTTACTTTTAGTTTTCCAATTAAAGACTCATAAGCATGTCTGTCATGATCCCAGTGAAGTGGAAGAAGAAACTGAACCTCGAATTTTAGGCCTTCGTTCATCCATTGCCATGCTTGCTATCGTCACGGtttttgtttctctttGCGCAGACTATTTAGTAGGTTCGATAGACCAATTGGTTGAGGAAGTtaacatttcaaaaactttcgTTGGTTTGGTCATCCTTCCTGTTGTAGGAAATGCTGCCGAACATGTTACTGCAATCGTGGTATCTTACCGAGGACAAATGGATTTGGCTTTGGGTGTTGCTATTGGTTCCAGTATTCAGAttgctttgtttttagCTCCCTTCTTGGTAATCGTCGGATGGATCATCTCCCAACCTTTAACACTTTACTTTGAATCATTGGAAACAGTTATTCTATTTGTGTCTGTTTTCTTGGTTAATTACTTGATACAAGATGGTGCTACTCATTGGCTTGAAGGTGTTCAATTACTTGCTTTGTATGCGATTGTTGTTCTCGCCTTTTTCTACTACCctcaataaattttgtcGTTCCCTCGCTAGTTCCTTATTATGTCTACTCTTATGTGCTTGATATACTCTCTTGATTTCTTTGTGTTTTACTTTACGAAACTATCATACCGAACTTATtgatttcttatttttttatactagattttttttttttttggtttctgTTACAAGGATATTTTGCAgacttattttttagtatGCAAGTGTTAAATTATGCAGAAATCTCCCATTTTCGCAATGACTACACAACTCTAAATTTCTATTGCAGGTCAAGCCAATATCTGCTTGTTTACAGTAGCTTTTTAAGTCGCTCATTCTTCAGTCTCAGTTTCATGTGTCTTACCAGCTatgaaaatagaaaattaatttttgaataaactCTTGTAAATCGTTGTTTATaaatcttcattttgtttatttttattagttGTTTTGTAGGTTGTGTTTTACATGATTTAATAATACAAGCCATTAGTATGTGAAGTGgttaattttaattcttcttctgtTTCTGTATATTCgaagaaacagaaaaaacTTCTTATCTCTTTCATTGGACTCTTCCAGGCGTAAGTATGATACCCTCCCCCAGCGTCAAGTTGGCACTTACCTTCTAATTTACGCACAATCTTTCATACATTCCTACTCTTGCTCTTTGAGTGTTGAcacttttaattttatacaAAAGCTTTCAGTACACCTTCTATTAAACTATATACTGGCTATTTTCGTTCTTTCAATAGAATTGTACTTGTCTAAATAAACTTTCCAATACTACTACACTCACATCTCcttctttgttttatttattttcatttagtGGAAGGTATAGGGTTCTCTAGAAAAggtttactaattttttggaagacATTGACTACAAATGGAACCATTAGATGCTGGCAAGAACTGGGTGCATATGGATGTCATTGAGCAGTCCAAGGAAAACATAGAGCCTAGAAAAGCTGGTCATTCAGCTTCTGCACTTGCAAAATCTTCGTCGCGAAACCACACCGAAAAAGAAGTTGCTGGTCtgcaaaaagaaaggatgGGCCATGAACGAAAAATAGAGACGAGCGAGTCTCTTGATGATCCACTACAAGTTTGGATCGATTATATTAAATGGACCTTGGATAATTTCCCTCAAGGTGAAACAAAAACTAGTGGACTGGTAACATTGTTAGAAAGGTGTACTCGAGAATTCGTACGAAATCCGCTTTATAAAGATGATGTTCGGTATTTACGAATATGGATGCAATATGTAAACTATATAGACGAACCGgttgaattattttctttcttgGCACATCATCATATTGGACAGGAGTCCTCGATTTTTTATGAGGAATACGCAAATTATTTCGAGTCTAGGGGattgtttcaaaaagctGACGAAGTTTAtcagaaaggaaaaagaatgaagGCTAAGCCATTTTTGAGATTTCAGCAAAAGTATCAGCAATTTACTCACCGTTGGTTGGAATTTGCCCCACAATCATTCTCTTCAAATACAAATTCGGTTAATCCTTTACAAACGACATTTGAGTCAACAAATATCCAGGAAATATCCCAGTCTAGGACTAAAATTTCTAAAcctaaatttaaattttctgttTATTCAGATGCGGATGGTTCTGGAAAGGATGGCCAACCTGGGACCTGGCAAACTCTTGGTACAGTTGATCAAAGGCGTAAAGAAAACAACATATCGGCTACTTCTTGGGTAGGCGAAAAGTTGCCTTTGAAATCTCCAAGAAAATTGGACCCTCTTGGGAAATTTCAAGTTCATTGTGATGAGGAAGTATCGAAAGAATAACcgataaagaaaagatttaaaGTATTGGCGTTATTAGATTAACAACTATTGTACATCATGACTCCCGGAATAAGAAATAGGTTGAAACATGCGAATTTTAAGGGTTATACGAACTTAACATAAAGCATCTTATTTATACTACGATTTgcagcttttttttatattttactCTCAAATTAATTATAGTCAGCCATAAGTTAATGAATATGATataaataattcttttatagacaatttatcaaaataataaacagaTAGCTCGATAAGTAATTACACCTCTATACAAGTAAAGCTAAGACCCCTTAGctataaatattttaactAATGAGAAGGCCCCTCAAAAACCACAGAAGCAGCTTTGCCCAAACGATTCATGATAGCTAGCCCTTCATTTTCCTCGGAGACACCTTCaaccaaaacaaaatcaactCCCTGCAGATCCAAATCTCGCAATTGAGCGAATAAATTCTTTGTAATTTCATGTCCATCCCTTCCCATATGCAAAAATACAAACGGACAGTGAGAAGGGAATGACTCTTCGTTCCAACGTTTACTACATAAAACACCAATCTTCTGCTTTTCCTTAGTGATTCCCTGCTCAGataaatacttttcaaaaacaccGTATGCATCAGATTCTGTGTAATTGACAAAAAGTAGCACTTTGGCAGTTGGAGAGTAGTGTCTGTATTTCATACCAGGAGTTTGAGGGATGAAATCTGTTTCCATATCACTTTTTTTAGCTACGAATACTTTTGTTCGCTCCCAGGCCCCTCCAGAGCTTTGAATTTCTTCTAAACTTATGCCTCCTGGCCGTAAAATTACGGGAGGATCACAAAGTCCATTTACAACTGTACTCTCCACACCAACACCGCATGCTCCCCCAtctaaaattaaaggaattttACCTTGTAAATCATTGTAAACGTGCTTAGCTAACGTAGGAGATGGCCTTGTTGAAGCATTAGCCGATGGTGCAGCTAACGGCGAATctgaaatagaaataagGGCAAGCGCAACAGGATGTTGAGGCATGCGAACAGCAAACGTTTTTTGTCCTGCTGTCACAATTGGTGAGACCGGGGGATTAGCCTCGTCAACAACTGGCAGCAAAATTGAGAGTGGACCAGGccaaaactttttaatcaaCGGTAAATAAACTTTTGGAATAATCTCCTCTGAGTCATGtgcttgattttttacttctgACTTTGCTTTAGGATATGCACTCAACAGCAATCTACGTAGCTGATCCAGAGAAGCAACATGTACAATCAAAGGGTTATCAGCAGGGCGGTTCTTTGCTTTGTATATTGACAAGACTGCTTCAGTCCTTCGGGCATCAGCACCGAGACCGTAAACTGTTTCGGTAGGAAAAGCAACTGGATAATCGGTGTTTCTCAATATATTCGCGGCGTTCTCTAATGCAGAACGAGTTTCTGAGGGAGGTATGGACACCCTTGTGTGTTCAAAAGGATGTTCCGAATCATTACTAGGCTTTTCAAAAGAGATAAGGCGAGTATCAACTGtttgaatttttgtttcCATTGTCAAGGAAGAAAACCTAAGTTTCTGGCTTACTGAGGCCAATTTTGCTATAAAATTGTAATACTTCAGCTTGTTTTATGTTAATTGATTtagaaagaagaagctAAATGCTGATAGAGAGAAGGGTGAAGTTGATTGCTATTATTAAGTTGAAGCGCATCATTGCTGGTTGTCGACTCTTGC
Above is a genomic segment from Schizosaccharomyces pombe strain 972h- genome assembly, chromosome: III containing:
- the vcx1 gene encoding CaCA proton/calcium exchanger; this encodes MIERLKIAKNRLEAMNSFNFPAQDRHERAPLLGSEYDHSMARQLSLLNVVGMTKSVLMSSYFNLMLVFVPIGLIAGWFEWNAKSVFILNMLAIIPLASLLSFATEQLSIISGPTLGALLNASFGNAIELIVGVLALKRGELRIVQSSLLGSILSNLLLVFGMCLVTTGIRREITTFNITVAQTMIAMLALSTATILIPATFHYSLPDNANSENALLHVSRGTAVIVLIVYVLLLVFQLKTHKHVCHDPSEVEEETEPRILGLRSSIAMLAIVTVFVSLCADYLVGSIDQLVEEVNISKTFVGLVILPVVGNAAEHVTAIVVSYRGQMDLALGVAIGSSIQIALFLAPFLVIVGWIISQPLTLYFESLETVILFVSVFLVNYLIQDGATHWLEGVQLLALYAIVVLAFFYYPQ
- the mad3 gene encoding mitotic spindle checkpoint protein Mad3 codes for the protein MEPLDAGKNWVHMDVIEQSKENIEPRKAGHSASALAKSSSRNHTEKEVAGLQKERMGHERKIETSESLDDPLQVWIDYIKWTLDNFPQGETKTSGLVTLLERCTREFVRNPLYKDDVRYLRIWMQYVNYIDEPVELFSFLAHHHIGQESSIFYEEYANYFESRGLFQKADEVYQKGKRMKAKPFLRFQQKYQQFTHRWLEFAPQSFSSNTNSVNPLQTTFESTNIQEISQSRTKISKPKFKFSVYSDADGSGKDGQPGTWQTLGTVDQRRKENNISATSWVGEKLPLKSPRKLDPLGKFQVHCDEEVSKE
- the sua5 gene encoding SUA5/yciO/yrdC family protein Sua5 — protein: METKIQTVDTRLISFEKPSNDSEHPFEHTRVSIPPSETRSALENAANILRNTDYPVAFPTETVYGLGADARRTEAVLSIYKAKNRPADNPLIVHVASLDQLRRLLLSAYPKAKSEVKNQAHDSEEIIPKVYLPLIKKFWPGPLSILLPVVDEANPPVSPIVTAGQKTFAVRMPQHPVALALISISDSPLAAPSANASTRPSPTLAKHVYNDLQGKIPLILDGGACGVGVESTVVNGLCDPPVILRPGGISLEEIQSSGGAWERTKVFVAKKSDMETDFIPQTPGMKYRHYSPTAKVLLFVNYTESDAYGVFEKYLSEQGITKEKQKIGVLCSKRWNEESFPSHCPFVFLHMGRDGHEITKNLFAQLRDLDLQGVDFVLVEGVSEENEGLAIMNRLGKAASVVFEGPSH